The Arthrobacter sp. D5-1 genome segment GACCAGGACAACTCCAATGGGTGGCTGCTGAAAATCAACGGTGTGATGAGCTCGCACATTGACCTCGCGGATCCTCTGTTCCTGGATTTTGAGTACATGCGCTGGATCGCTGCCTTGGTGGAGTCGCGTTGGCCGCCGGAGCAGAAACCGAAGCTGCGGGCCCTGCACCTCGGTGGGGGAGCCTGCTCCATGGCTCGTTATTTCCATGCCGCCTATCCGGAAGCCCGGCAGGTGGTGGTGGAACTGGACGGCAAGCTGGCCGACTATGTGCGCGGCTGGTTCGACCTTCCCAAGGCGCCCTTGTTGAGGCTCCGGGTTGGCGAAGCCCGGGCGGTTACTGAATCACTCACCCCGGACACCCGGGACCTCATCATCCGGGACGTCTTCGCCGGTGCCTTCACGCCCCGGGCGTTGACCACCCGCGAATTCACGGCGCATGCCGATGCGGTCCTGGCCCCCGACGGCCTGTACGTGGTCAACTCCGGGGACGCTCCTGACCTCAAGAATGCCCGGGCTGATGCTGCGACCATCGCGGATACGTTCGAGCACACCATGATCATCGCGGACCCGGCCATGCTCAAAGGGCGCCGATACGGCAACATGATCATGGCCGGCAGCCACGCACCCTTCGGTGATGACCCCACGCTGGCCCGCAAACTCCTGGGCGGAGGCGTCCCGGCGCACATCTGGGATGATGCGAAAGTGCGGTCCTTCGCGGCGGGAACCCCTGTGCGGCATGACCCTGCAGAGGTGCCTGCGAACGAACCCTCAGTTGCGGCTGAGTGAGCTGTTCCACGCCTCCCACAATGTGGCGTAACGGCCCCCGCCGGCCAGCAGTTCCTGGTGCGGGCCAGATTCGATAATCCGTCCCTGCTCCATCACCACAACGGTGTCCGCCGACGCTGCTTGTGATAAACGGTGTGCGATCACCACGGACGTCCGGCCCGCCAACGCGGCTTCGGCAGCCTGGTCCAGCATGGTGGCCGAGCCGGTTCCCGCCTCAGCAGTTGCTTCATCGAGGACCGCGATGGGCGGATCCTTGAGCATGAGCCGGGCTAGCGCCAGTTGCTGTGCTTGCTCCGGGGTGAGCTGGTGGCCGCCGGCGCCTACGGATGTTTCCAGTCCGTCGTCGAGCGTTTTCATCCACGTAGCCCCCACGGCGGCGAGGACGCGGGAGAGATCCGCGGGGGAAGCATCCGGTTTGGCAAGCCTGAGGTCTCCGGCCAGCGTTCCAGAGAAGACGTGAACTTCCTGGCTGACCATCGCGATCCTCGAGTGCAGGTCCGCGGGGGCTGCGGCGGCTGAGTTGAGCCCACCCACCCAGGCGGTCCCGCTGTCCGGGTGTTCCAGGCCCATGATGACCTTGGCCAGGGTGGTTTTTCCGGCTCCTGAGGTGCCAACGACCGCAACCCGCTCGCCTGGTCGTACTGTGAGCGAGACGCCGCGGAGGGCGGCCCGCTGGCCCGGGTAGGCGAAGGTGACGTTGTCCAGGACGATGCTGGAATCAGTGCCGCCAGAAAGGGCGGTTGGGGAGGTCTTGGCCGTGGACATGGTCAGCCCGAACATGCGCCCCAGGCCGGCAGCCGCTTTCTGGAGTTCATCAAACTGCCCCAGGACCAGCCCGATCGGATCGAACAGCCGGTAGAAGTACAGTGCCGCCGCGGTCGCCGCGCCGATAGTCACGATGCCCTCGGCGTGAAGCCAGAAGCCCACCACCAGCACCGCGGACAGGCCTACCAGTTCCGCAAGGTTGAGGCGGTTGTAGAACCGGGTCAGGTAGCTGACTCCCTTGAGCGCGTGGCCGATGTTCTCCTGGGAAGCAGCTGCC includes the following:
- a CDS encoding fused MFS/spermidine synthase, which gives rise to MPSGTRPDGPVAGVYYIDTGDCELIPDQDNSNGWLLKINGVMSSHIDLADPLFLDFEYMRWIAALVESRWPPEQKPKLRALHLGGGACSMARYFHAAYPEARQVVVELDGKLADYVRGWFDLPKAPLLRLRVGEARAVTESLTPDTRDLIIRDVFAGAFTPRALTTREFTAHADAVLAPDGLYVVNSGDAPDLKNARADAATIADTFEHTMIIADPAMLKGRRYGNMIMAGSHAPFGDDPTLARKLLGGGVPAHIWDDAKVRSFAAGTPVRHDPAEVPANEPSVAAE
- a CDS encoding ABC transporter ATP-binding protein — translated: MSTDILPIATPRETRRAMWRLLAQRPGRLALTVFVLLAAAGCGLAAPAILGIMVNIAAGGGDVMNLLWLAIGLLVAGGCGALLGILGQNLLARICEEALAGLREEVFAAAVRKPLAQLEKAGIGDVVARVSGDVEAVSEAISGVLPAFTSAAFTIAVTLLGLGVIDWRFAVAALIAAPLQVLTLRWFLKRTAPIYRTVRITEANRTEQIIETVHGSPSILALGLGSRHAELVAAASQENIGHALKGVSYLTRFYNRLNLAELVGLSAVLVVGFWLHAEGIVTIGAATAAALYFYRLFDPIGLVLGQFDELQKAAAGLGRMFGLTMSTAKTSPTALSGGTDSSIVLDNVTFAYPGQRAALRGVSLTVRPGERVAVVGTSGAGKTTLAKVIMGLEHPDSGTAWVGGLNSAAAAPADLHSRIAMVSQEVHVFSGTLAGDLRLAKPDASPADLSRVLAAVGATWMKTLDDGLETSVGAGGHQLTPEQAQQLALARLMLKDPPIAVLDEATAEAGTGSATMLDQAAEAALAGRTSVVIAHRLSQAASADTVVVMEQGRIIESGPHQELLAGGGRYATLWEAWNSSLSRN